Genomic segment of Synechococcales cyanobacterium T60_A2020_003:
ATGACAGATTTTGCGCTACCTGTACTAGCGGCGATCGCCCGTCGCAACAAAGCCGTGTTGCTGCGCCAAACTCAACGTGTGGAGGCGGTACAGGCTCAGTTTTTGCGATCGCTCCTGCACACCTATCGGAACACGGCCTTTGCCCGTGAAAACGGTCTGTCGGATGTTCGCACCGTAGATCAGTTTCGGGAACGCATCCCCGTCCAGCCCTACAGTGCGTTTGCGCCCTACACCGAACGGATGG
This window contains:
- a CDS encoding GH3 auxin-responsive promoter family protein encodes the protein MTDFALPVLAAIARRNKAVLLRQTQRVEAVQAQFLRSLLHTYRNTAFARENGLSDVRTVDQFRERIPVQPYSAFAPYTERM